The following coding sequences are from one Biomphalaria glabrata chromosome 8, xgBioGlab47.1, whole genome shotgun sequence window:
- the LOC106050195 gene encoding arginine kinase-like produces the protein MACCFGEDTGPAEAERLWKIFKSNPDSIKSPLYKHFTKEILDELKKVKTTFGGTLVHQIKGGMTNMDDPIGVYATDQDAYTAFAPLYDPVIKDYFQVEELNHPETAYGTFEEVTELENMNLDPTGKYIKRVCIEQRRNLEGHAFVSLQSKAKREAVERIVMRLCKHLEWSSCSKYDSMLKQHEDFYQLIERDDMCMKADNKYLQDAGGYKMYPWQRGIWGNPRQLLDNAQYVYVNHEDHLRLFIIENNRKLTDCYRQMSRDIVNLRLHHFFAKRKGLGYLTFSPTNIGTAMRISVRVRLPKLSKQPDFAEICETNNLYCQKVEPAKDVVVEPDDILYELWNKHKMGMTEIDILREVVKGLEKVFEEEKNLEGKK, from the exons ATGGCTTGTTGTTTTGGAGAGGACACAGGCCCAGCAGAGGCAGAGAGACTGTGGAAAATCTTTAAA TCAAACCCAGACAGCATCAAATCACCTTTGTATAAACATTTTACGAAAGAAATTCTGGATGAGCTCAAAAAGGTCAAAACAACATTTGGGGGAACGTTGGTACACCAAATAAAGGGTGGGATGACCAATATGGACGACCCCATTGGTGTGTACGCCACTGACCAGGACGCTTATACGGCATTTGCTCCTCTGTATGACCCA GTCATCAAAGATTACTTTCAAGTGGAGGAATTAAACCATCCTGAGACCGCGTACGGCACCTTTGAAGAAGTTACAGAGCTTGAAAACATGAACTTAGACCCGACTGGCAAGTACATCAAAAGAGTATGTATCGAGCAGAGAAGGAACTTGGAAGGACATGCTTTCGTTTCTCTCCAAAGCAAAGCAAAAAG AGAAGCAGTGGAAAGAATTGTGATGAGGCTGTGTAAACACTTAGAGTGGTCATCTTGCTCTAAATACGACTCCATGCTGAAGCAACACGAGGACTTTTACCAGTTGATTGAGAGGGATGACATGTGCATGAAGGCAGACAACAA ATATCTCCAGGATGCTGGAGGCTACAAAATGTATCCCTGGCAACGAGGAATCTGGGGCAACCCCAGGCAGCTTCTGGATAACGCCCAGTACGTATACGTCAACCACGAGGACCATCTGCGTCTCTTCATCATCGAGAACAACCGCAAGCTGACGGATTGCTACAGGCAGATGAGTAGGGACATCGTCAATCTGAGATTACATCATTTTTTCGCTAAGAGAAAAGGCCTTGG ATACCTGACCTTCAGTCCGACCAATATAGGCACTGCTATGAGGATATCTGTGCGTGTTCGGCTACCGAAGTTGTCCAAGCAACCAGACTTTGCAGAAATTTGTGAGAC AAACAATCTGTATTGCCAAAAGGTTGAACCGGCCAAAGACGTGGTCGTTGAACCGGACGACATTCTGTACGAACTCTGGAACAAACACAAGATGGGCATGACCGAGATAGACATCTTACGAGAAGTGGTAAAAGGCTTGGAAAAGGTGTTTGAAGAGGAGAAAAACTTGGAGGGCAAGAAATGA